From the genome of Gracilimonas sediminicola:
ATTACCTGAAGGGGTCCCAAGTATGAAAATGACGCCTCCGGCCGTTACCGGGCTGGGCTTGTTGGCCGCACTGACAGATCAACAAATTCTAGAAAATACCGACCCCAATGATGAAGACGGAGATGGAATTTCAGGTGTTCCCAACTATGTTACTCCACCGGATTACTTCATCCCAGAAGATCATTATCAGCCAGAAAATGGCAAGTATATTGGCCGGTTTGGTAAGAAGGCATCAGCTGTTAATTTGTTGCACCAAACCGCTACAGCTTATAACCAGGATATTGGGGTCACCTCTACCTTCGAACCTCTGGATGTTTACTCGGGTTTGACGACAGATCCGGAAGTATCGGATCAAGTGGTAAGAGATGTAGTTTTTTACCTGAAGACGTTAAAGGCTCCCATCCAGCGTAAGCCACAAAATCCCCTTGTTTTAAAAGGAAAAGGGATATTCACTACTATCCAATGCAGTTCGTGTCATACCCCGCAATGGACCACTCCGGAAACAGACATTACCGCACTTTCAAACAAAACATTTTATCCATATACCGATCTATTGCTACACGATATGGGGCCTGAATTGGATGACGGAGCTACGGAAGGTTCAGCGGAAACATACGAATGGAGGACCCCTCCCTTATGGGGATTGGGGTTGTCACCCGATTCACAAGGTGGAAAGTACTTCCTGATGCATGATGGCCGGGCTGAAAGTATTGAAGAGGCAATTTTGATGCATGGTGGGGAGGCTCAAAACAGCCGTGATCAATTTCAATTGCTCTCCCCTGAAGAAAAAGAAGCACTAATCATGTTTTTGGAATCTCTTTAACCAAACAC
Proteins encoded in this window:
- a CDS encoding di-heme oxidoredictase family protein produces the protein MKYRIWIPVLYTCFLLLMIGCDTVVPEAPAEKDLLDGPIPGLTHEEQDQFLKGDIAFNDDVFTPQTGLGPTFVATSCGSCHPGDGKGHPSTSLIRFGQTEPNSPINAPGAPQLQNRAIPGYQPEKLPEGVPSMKMTPPAVTGLGLLAALTDQQILENTDPNDEDGDGISGVPNYVTPPDYFIPEDHYQPENGKYIGRFGKKASAVNLLHQTATAYNQDIGVTSTFEPLDVYSGLTTDPEVSDQVVRDVVFYLKTLKAPIQRKPQNPLVLKGKGIFTTIQCSSCHTPQWTTPETDITALSNKTFYPYTDLLLHDMGPELDDGATEGSAETYEWRTPPLWGLGLSPDSQGGKYFLMHDGRAESIEEAILMHGGEAQNSRDQFQLLSPEEKEALIMFLESL